In the genome of Rhopalosiphum padi isolate XX-2018 chromosome 1, ASM2088224v1, whole genome shotgun sequence, the window TAGGTATAGATAGAGTATAGACTTGAGCGAAGACAGTCTATAACCTATATAGccaaatatttcatgaaatatttagtgatatttttattaaagtaattaattttatatttagtaccaCTATACcagttacctatattaatttttgcaaaCAAcatcgtatttaaaaatatcgttgtgtgtataaaaatataaataccacgACTAATGTTTTAGAACTATTATAGAATAATGAATGTCGTTATTCATAGTTCAAATacgtaattttattcaaatttgaacttataaagtctataaaaacataacgcaaatttattttttatttcagtatgaactatttataaaaaaatttttattaaattttcaagacttattagctataaaaattgtatattttatacatttttaactgttaaACAATTTGCAAATTGTTTGTGATTTTAGCGAagtttgtcaaaatttgaacttcaaatgcctataaaaattaattttgcctaagtatttaaaatacttgttatatttgtaatatttgtatacacatcTATAAGAATACTTATGtagaatcttatattaaattttcaagcatttcgactgagtgaaaaaaattttatctgcatgtataaaaatgatcataaaaacgtttggtgaaaatttcaaatttctatggctattaattttttaattgaaacaaaatataaaaaattgttcttttaCGAGTAAATGTCGTAAAAATGTACcctcattaaaaatcaatttgataTTCCAGtagaaattttaacaaaaattgaaatacttcTAAAAAccgtttattaaatttttaaatttcagatttaaaaagaaaaactttacttctatgaatttttaactacaaaataattttaagatgttCTAGATCTTACAAAATTctaaatacatttacatttttattaattttcaatttatataattgtaatttgtacttTAATTGGTAATTGAATACATTATGAGAaaccttctattaaattttcGAGTATTTTTACAAGCAACTGAACAagtaattttataggtatataaaaaaaataaaaatgaaaaaataaaaatttcaaatatctataaatctattaatataactaaaaaaaagttaaaatatttagtaaaaacttCAAGTATTTACGGTTACTCGTTGTCCAGTTacacaaaaaaacacaattGATTTTCTTTAAAACTCTATTTACCTAAAGATGccttgttttcaatattttaatatttttttcctgttatttcaaaaaataattaagaatttttaattctgACTTCTTCAAATTATAAaccaatttccaattttttattcaaaaccaccttcaaagttgaaaaccgaaatatttatattgcccAAAAAAATGATGTCAGACAAAAACAgcacatcgttgtaaaatcaatataatattcatcgcTTCGCATGAATGGTCATGGCCTTAGGTATCTgtgtatttattgataaataattaacaagactaatataaatttgttctaTGCTATTTGACTTTAAAGTAATTTCTTACCAATGATCGATTAGCGTTACACAAGGTGATTATTAATtgcttaaaattatgataaacggttgatataataatataatattatcgtacttTTACTAAGTACAAAATTAGAACGGCGCACTGTGTATGCAACATAAGATGTTTCTTTTTAATCTTATAGCAATGATAGTACAacttatataatgataaacattgtattacattttcaagtctCACTTAATCtgccttaaaaattaaaattaaaaatcgaacaagtttaaaacaacaaaataatcttTTTACGTCTTTGTAAATGTGAAGATAATTTGCAACAAggaattatctaaaaatattaaaaatcagagctgagattttgatttgaaattttGGTAGTTCCTTAATTAGGAAATATGTATTAGATGATGCtaatctttttaatataatttttgataagctagtactatattttacttattcataattttaacgtATTTTTCACTTATTGaagcattatttaaaaatatacgttaaaataatttatttattttttagattctaagaaATGTGTTTTAagcaaatttaaagtaaattatacatttttttcaaggttTTGAAATCTTTACCCGATTAGTAGTaactataagaaaataaatccaaaaatcataaaaattgattgcaataatatgttttgtatgcTTTAACTTATGTCTACGTGTCAATTTTCAATTTGCGtgctgaatataatattacggatgaataattacaatttcGCATCAAGCGCAATTTTACAACATTAgattagtcaaaatattttaagttaaatttttattaagtaattttaatattttaatgtatttattaattatttaataattttaatttacgttttatataaataactgtaGTAACAGACGATAGGCATACATAAAAATTCAGCATTTTgtgaaattgaattaaaataattgtaggtaCAATAGTATGGTTATTATAAAAGAACTTTGCTACGTTGGTTAAAAAAAGCTTAGATTCAATATCCAAGACAACGTTATAGATATATACGCATACTTATACTCATATAGAACGAAATACGATCTCGGAAATCATCATATTAAGACATGCGTCGATTACTCTATCAAGTCAAATTACGCAGAATgtcgtataattatttattgagttatttttttaaatattgaaattaattatggCTGAGCtaatattatcgaataaaaataaattaagtatgtcTTGAATgttacataaatacaattattcaacaaaatttcaaattataaatttgttaaagtcgtacaaaactattttatttaattgcgaGGCAATTTAAACTAGTatggattatttaaataatttaatactatttttgatGTACGATttgagttaatttaatattacttagctaatcacctatttatataatatagatttatgcatactatacatttataatactatagtactgAGTGAGGTTCAGTATATTCCTAAGCGAAacccagttaaataaataaatgtaatttactgCAACAACGTAATTTTGAGATGTACTACAAAACTCATACCATCATACTAAAATACTGTTTACTACATTTTTCTCTTGGGAAATGTGGATATTTTTTACCTAGCCAATTTATAACTTGGgctctattttaatattttcgcatgttaactcatttaaaaaataatatattgtaaaaaaacttatatacaAAGACATGTAATATGGTACCATTTTGACTACTGATTTTGATTatggtttaattaattatattaaagctGCCGACACAAAAttggttctgctgaacgcaaatttagTATGATATACGTTTGctcaatcataataaaataaaatatttctgtacattattcaactttattattatctacactttagatttatttcatacactatttagtatttattatacctattttataatttgaataattattttaaatttaagtcaaAGTCAgagaacattattattttagtaacattGTATATGGCatacataattttcaatttacataTCGATAACTTATTAcaatactttgaaaaaaaaatagctgattcaataattacaatatagatCAAAGTAAATTAAACTATgactaatattatgatatattaaactaatattaaactaaCAATTAGGTACACTCGTACaacaatttattagaaaaatgtttaGAATTAAGACTTACTCCTttttataataacgtaaaaactcgaaatacaataataatgtataaatcaataaaatatcaaattatttaaaatattgtgttataataatatataatatgtcttttatacttttataactaTTCTAActggaatattaaaatttcttttttttgtcattatttggAGTGCCAATgttaaaatttcattaatttataaataaaggcaaagaattatatttatttaatgatgctCAACCACAGTTATTTTGGATCTATCCAAGGAAATGGTTTTAACAATAAAGGCTTgacttttttatgttattagatCTGCAAtctgtatattaatatgaaaaactaatcgaatattatattcaacactATGAAATTTTAGTGGAACATAGTGTTTATCATTATTAGTGCTTTGCTATTTTTAGATATCATACATTATCGGATTGcgatcattaaattatattttaaaccataacaagtttaacaaattaatataatttttattattaatattttttttatgatttgtaatattttatgttatgataattgataattgaataatttattcaaaatatttaaatctataataattatatatttgccaAATCAAACAAAAAGCATTTCCTTTGATAACCCAAATGATGTACAAGTACCGTGCACTTTGTACACCATTGAAAAGTAAAACTCAATGAAACAGGACGTTTAGATCATATAAACTAACATTACCACCACTTATCATCTTTTGTATTTATAACTGTGCAATACTTTATCAGctctattaaaatgttatatatatatatatatatatatataatatatatttataatatttttatcataaacaagTTTGCAGTACGACAGTACACAGCTACAAATGTTCTctcagttatttttttcatcattaataaattagtcGTTTTTCAATCGTGTTGGCGTgtgtacaaataataactatatttaacttttaaattacctatataataaatctatatgtctataacataataattatcttaataaattattaacttcatcaattatttgtaattaataaacattttaagttgcattttttttttatatattatgttaaagacTTGCTTCGGATGTTGTCCACTAAAACACGGCGTCAGTACGATCGCCCTTATAAACATAGTAAGAACTTTGAATTAttgacttaaatttataaacaatttgttttaccAACTGCAAAATGtgaatatgaattttaatgttgtaaattctattctattaactattattatacaagtataaaaattgttattttaatcacatatcatatttaacattttacatattatatttttatagtttttatatttttgtttattatgttatatttctatTGATAGCATAGAACAGTTCGtggttatataattaatagtatcaatattatattatgattagttaaaataaaaaataaaaatatttttatattattttgataaggaaatttgaaattaaaatttacctaaCATAACCTAGACCGGAATCAATGCAAAATAATAGttacaattttgtataatatattattagttattactgatATTTGTCCAGGATAAATCATTTGTATAGTTCTAtcttacacataataatatacctataaatttaacTGCTATCTGCATTTACAAGTTTAcgacacaataaaaaaaaaatcttgaactTTGTACCTACATCTTGCTTATCCATATCTAATATAAACAATCCTGAAAATCTTCCACATTTTAATACACATATTGTTGTGcatcatattattgttcatGTTTATGTTTAgagataagaaataaataacaaaataaaattaaacaaatcttTATTCATTGTTAACAATGTTATCATTTATACGGATGCCTAAATATCTATAtcggtattttatataaattgacacgttacatttaaatattagatcaacagagaatgatttaatttatctatactaaaatatacatttgttttatatagtatgtatgcGTATTGTATATAgctttttcaaaatgttataatgtacCAACATGAAGTATGTAAGTTATGCTTATTActaattatgttataactatgcatattatttacaatattcaaaatcaattaGCAATAGAttcaaatgattatttaataaaaaaaaaaaaatctttaacttttcattattaaaattattgccaTATGAGTATTTAAaccaaatatcaattaaaatataatattttttgtcataAGGCCTAGGAAATAGATTTCAATGGGCTAAACAACTGAAAAACTAAGGAAATCGTCAACCTtctacatattttgaatttactccgttattgaaaactaattaaattagaaattcaaatttctataaaaataaaataaataataataattataaacaaataatgccTAAAAAATTTCACATATAAATActttgtgaaaatttaaaattattatggttattattttataaattacagtacagaaactaatataattatgtataaaactagAGTTTCGTCAATATTCCAATTTTggtttttcctaattatttaaagtaaagaGTACTggaaacttataatttttgacCTCTCAAAGTATCTActaattaaatctaattatcTATCAAAAACATTAGTCTattcgaaattaaaatattttttgctgctCCAAAACGTGACGATAGATgtacaactaaaaaattatacccCCGCGTAAATTGAAAAGTTACAGCTTTCGTtaagtatactaaatattattagtatattattttagactttTCACTTTTATAGCTTTGGAATATTACGGAAgtgtttaaacatattaatcatCGCAGTGAACAATATGAACGATATGATTGggtttataattcaaataacaattCTTCAGTTTCTTCTGATGACAATAGCACTACAGAAGAACCAGATTACTGGTCAGATTTGGAAAGAATACCTGTCATGAGCGGTAAGTGTTTAGAACCTAACCAATaacatatttcaaaatgtatttcatacATTGTAATCATtgtgtatacttaataaaattgtcATATCGATTAACTATGAACTTGAATTGGTCAACAGGGATATATAtggactatatatttataatttcaatcgGTTGGGTCGTTTTGGAATTCATTTCAAACTGCTGTCTCAAGCAATCCACCTtcaaagtaatatatattatactattatagtacttataataaatattgaaacgtGTGCTCGTAATAATTTTGTGTCTATACATTGTAGCGTGCTCCTCAAAAAATCTACGCCTGGCTAGTGGTTTATTACgcaaatttattgtttatgataTTGCATTCGGcccattacataatattgatgaTACGATATCCAATTctgatgtatacattattaacactGCCGCACCAACATTTTAGTCATATTTTtctggtatgtataatataataattggtcgTAACAATTAAGACttcattaataacaatataactaatatcataataatattatactggacagtattaaaattaaaaacaattaatacgtACCTATAGTATTGTAATGTGCCtatcatatttgtttttatttcctaAGTTATTAAACGATATTGTAATTCATTTTCCCCctgaaatatctaaaaaaaaaagattgaacattttcaacaataatgtacaatatttatttgtgagttttttaaaactattattaaataatagcaaTGTTGCTCTAGAAAAACATTTCAATTGTCATTGATTACTATtagcaaaaatatatataatatatatattattaaaagaactCCTATGTgttgaaaatatgattataattaaaaaagcaattaaatacatatcatatggtataaacataaattaccttctaatatgtattataatatatataatattgtatatgtttaaattaattaaaaaatagataagttaattttaaatactctctatacctatatgttttgtaatatttgaccaGAGGCTAAAAAATGTATCGCTGTATTCCTGTAATTATATCGATAACAACTAACGCACGAGAgatatgaatacaatataaatacaataaatttaatgtcataataatattttaatattttctgacATAACGAAATAAGCTAAAAAGtacaaatctataaataattgaaaaaaataagtatttatgtttatatattccTTTTACACGAATCTTTACACaattataaa includes:
- the LOC132917755 gene encoding uncharacterized protein LOC132917755 — its product is MLKTCFGCCPLKHGVSTIALINILWNITEVFKHINHRSEQYERYDWVYNSNNNSSVSSDDNSTTEEPDYWSDLERIPVMSGIYMDYIFIISIGWVVLEFISNCCLKQSTFKRAPQKIYAWLVVYYANLLFMILHSAHYIILMIRYPILMYTLLTLPHQHFSHIFLKLIYIFIISLEITIIHSYYIFEEKNMLNDIVQLKWKYVSRGQVVSRGVDYSSSSTFNATTSGQTQEGSRIPPYITNVIQN